A portion of the Pagrus major chromosome 8, Pma_NU_1.0 genome contains these proteins:
- the LOC141000555 gene encoding kinesin-like protein KIF23 isoform X1: MIRQAKGRTPRRPPPKKPPNNQKDPVGVYCRVRPLGVEDEECCIEVISSSTIQLHAPEGFKTNRNGEYKETQYSFKRVFGVSVSQMELFEHVAKPLVDDLIHGKNGLLFTYGVTGSGKTFTMTGSPGQGGLLPRSLDMIFNSIGPYQAKRYVFKTDDKNGMEVQNEVDALLERQRRENNLPVPKTPSARQKVDPEIADMIKPEEAYKGDGVDEDSSFSVFVSYIEIYNNYIYDLLEETQEDVIKPKWNGGGTPLRQNTEFIPPQSRILREDQNHNMYVAGCMEVEVKSAEEAFQVFWKGQKKRKVANTCLNRESSRSHSVLIIKLAQAPLDAEGDNVLQDKNQVTVSQLCLVDLAGSERTGRTGAEGTRIREAGNINQSLLNLRTCIEILRENQMCGTNRMVPYRDSKVTHLFKNYFDGEGKVKMVVCVNPKADDYEETLLVMRFAEMTQEVEVARPVDRPICGFTPGRRHRNQAFKEELSRKLDERGGPVDRDVPSVISHLVQNLPPLPSCELTDPHDDITLPRLIEALQHRHRIRQMMIDEYSQAANMMKAMLQDLDGNLISKDNFIHEQTGKLVEKDKVIQTNKAELERLEKRTKMQEHKIDILQKTTKIYEDDKRSLRQELETREQRLHRELTDKKRIEQRMHGVVSDTKYKWEKECDRRVNAMQLEMQNKLWVKDEKLKQLKAIVTESRTPGRPDPPPRQTQPKRPSREERLPAKRSASPSPVPTSMPVRPLHRRSRSAGGEKWVDHKPTSSMDLGTVLQPVIPNSIQVSAPSEKALSKCDRYVLTHQEVASDGEIQTKLIKGEVIKTRGGGQSVQFTDIETLKQELTTVPGRKRKSSEGKPPNGDRADGAWSDVETRCSVAVEMRAGSNMGPGYEHHGITKRRKP, encoded by the exons ATGATCAGACAAGC GAAGGGGAGAACTCCCCGCAGGCCTCCTCCTAAAAAGCCTCCCAACAACCAGAAAGACCCGGTTGGG GTGTACTGTCGTGTCCGGCCCCTGGGTGTGGAGGACGAGGAGTGCTGCATTGAGGTCATCAGCAGCTCCACCATCCAGCTACATGCACCTGaaggcttcaaaacaaacagaaatggagAGTACAAAGAG ACACAGTATTCCTTCAAAAGAGTATTTGGAGTTTCAGTATCTCAGATGGAGCTTTTTGAGCACGTCGCCAAACCTCTTGTCGACGATCTCATCCATGGAAAAAATG GTTTACTCTTTACGTATGGGGTGACGGGAAGTGGAAAGACGTTCACCATGACGGGCTCTCCAGGCCAGGGTGGACTCCTACCTCGCTCGCTTGACATGATCTTCAACAGTATAGGACCCTACCAGGCCAAAAGATAT gttttcaAGACAGATGACAAAAATGGTATGGAGGTCCAGAATGAAGTTGATGCTTTGTTGGAGCGCCAAAGGCGAGAAAACAACTTGCCTGTTCCTAAAACACCCTCTGCCAG ACAAAAGGTTGACCCTGAGATTGCTGACATGATTAAGCCGGAGGAGGCTTATAAAGGAGATGGTGTGGACGAGGACAGCAGCTTCAGCGTCTTCGTCTCCTACATAGAAATCTACAACAACTACATCTATGATCTCCTGGAGGAAACTCAGGAGGATGTAATCAAACCAAA GTGGAATGGTGGAGGCACACCTCTGCGCCAGAACACTGAGTTCAT ACCACCTCAGTCTAGAATCCTCAGAGAGGATCAGAATCACAACATGTATGTGGCTGGTTGCATGGAGGTTGAAGTCAAATCTGCTGAGGAGGCATTTCAAGTATTCTGGAAAG gtcagaaaaagaggaaggTTGCTAACACCTGCCTGAACAGAGAGTCCAGTCGCTCCCACAGTGTGCTCATTATTAAACTGGCTCAGGCTCCTCTTGATGCTGAAGGCGACAACGTCCTCCAG GATAAAAACCAGGTGACTGTTAGTCAGCTGTGCCTGGTGGACTTGGCAGGAAGTGAGCGCACTGGTAGGACGGGGGCAGAAGGAACCCGTATACGTGAAGCAG GTAACATTAATCAGTCTTTGCTGAATCTGCGGACGTGCATCGAGATACTTCGGGAAAACCAGATGTGTGGCACAAACAGG ATGGTCCCCTACAGAGACTCTAAAGTAACCCATCTGTTCAAAAATTACTTTGACGGAGAGGGCAAAGTCAAAATGGTTGTTTGTGTGAATCCCAAAGCTGACGACTACGAGGAGACCTTG CTGGTGATGCGGTTTGCAGAGATGACCCAGGAGGTGGAAGTGGCTCGGCCAGTGGACAGGCCCATCTGTGGCTTCACCCCAGGCCGTCGCCACAGAAACCAGGCCTTTAAAGAGGAACTGTCTCGCAAGCTTGACGAGCGTGGCGGTCCAGTAGACAGAG ATGTGCCCTCTGTAATAAGCCACTTGGTGCAGAACCTCCCACCTCTACCCTCTTGTGAGCTGACCGACCCTCATGATGACATCACCCTGCCCAGGCTGATCGAAGCtctgcaacacagacacaggatCAGACAGATGATGATTGACGAATACAGCCAAGCAG CCAACATGATGAAGGCCATGCTTCAGGATCTGGACGGCAACCTCATTTCCAAAGATAATTTTATTCACGAGCAAACTGGCAAACTGGTAGAGAAGGACAAAGTTATCCAGACCAACAAGGCAGAGCTCGAACGCTTGGAGAAGAGAACCAAGATGCAAGAACACAAG ATTGATATCCTGcagaaaacaactaaaatcTATGAAGATGACAAGCGTTCACTGCGGCAGGAGCTGGAAACCAGAGAGCAGAGGTTGCATAGGGAACTGACCGACAAGAAACGCATCGAGCAGCGCATGCACGGCGTGGTCTCTGATACCAAGTACAAGTGGGAGAAAGAATGT GACAGACGCGTTAATGCGATGCAGCTGGAGATGCAAAACAAGCTCTGGGTGAAAGACGAGAAGCTGAAGCAGCTCAAGGCCATCGTGACAGAAAGCAGGACTCCAGGTCGTCCTGATCCTCCACCGCGTCAGACGCAGCCAAAGCGGCCTTCTAGAGAGGAACGCCTCCCTGCAAAGAGATCGGCCTCCCCCTCTCCTGTCCCT ACGTCAATGCCAGTACGGCCGTTGCACCGACGCTCCCGCTCTGCTGGCGGGGAGAAATGGGTGGACCACAAGCCCACTTCTAGCATGGACTTGGGAACAGTTTTGCAGCCCGTCATCCCCAATTCCATCCAGGTGTCTGCACCCAGTGAGAAGGCCCTGTCAAAGTGTGACAGATATGTGTTAACACACCAGGAGGTTGCCTCTGATGGCGAGATACAAACCAAACTTATTAAG GGTGAGGTGATTAagaccagaggaggaggacagtctGTCCAGTTCACCGACATCGAGACACTGAAACAGGAGCTCACTACAGTCCCAGG CCGCAAAAGAAAATCCTCTGAAGGCAAACCTCCTAATGGAGATCGAGCAGATGGGGCTTGGAGTGATGTGGAGACAAGG TGCTCTGTGGCTGTGGAGATGAGGGCTGGATCAAACATGGGTCCTGGCTATGAGCATCATGGGATCACTAA GCGCAGAAAACCCTGA
- the LOC141000555 gene encoding kinesin-like protein KIF23 isoform X2 → MIRQAKGRTPRRPPPKKPPNNQKDPVGVYCRVRPLGVEDEECCIEVISSSTIQLHAPEGFKTNRNGEYKETQYSFKRVFGVSVSQMELFEHVAKPLVDDLIHGKNGLLFTYGVTGSGKTFTMTGSPGQGGLLPRSLDMIFNSIGPYQAKRYVFKTDDKNGMEVQNEVDALLERQRRENNLPVPKTPSARQKVDPEIADMIKPEEAYKGDGVDEDSSFSVFVSYIEIYNNYIYDLLEETQEDVIKPKPPQSRILREDQNHNMYVAGCMEVEVKSAEEAFQVFWKGQKKRKVANTCLNRESSRSHSVLIIKLAQAPLDAEGDNVLQDKNQVTVSQLCLVDLAGSERTGRTGAEGTRIREAGNINQSLLNLRTCIEILRENQMCGTNRMVPYRDSKVTHLFKNYFDGEGKVKMVVCVNPKADDYEETLLVMRFAEMTQEVEVARPVDRPICGFTPGRRHRNQAFKEELSRKLDERGGPVDRDVPSVISHLVQNLPPLPSCELTDPHDDITLPRLIEALQHRHRIRQMMIDEYSQAANMMKAMLQDLDGNLISKDNFIHEQTGKLVEKDKVIQTNKAELERLEKRTKMQEHKIDILQKTTKIYEDDKRSLRQELETREQRLHRELTDKKRIEQRMHGVVSDTKYKWEKECDRRVNAMQLEMQNKLWVKDEKLKQLKAIVTESRTPGRPDPPPRQTQPKRPSREERLPAKRSASPSPVPTSMPVRPLHRRSRSAGGEKWVDHKPTSSMDLGTVLQPVIPNSIQVSAPSEKALSKCDRYVLTHQEVASDGEIQTKLIKGEVIKTRGGGQSVQFTDIETLKQELTTVPGRKRKSSEGKPPNGDRADGAWSDVETRCSVAVEMRAGSNMGPGYEHHGITKRRKP, encoded by the exons ATGATCAGACAAGC GAAGGGGAGAACTCCCCGCAGGCCTCCTCCTAAAAAGCCTCCCAACAACCAGAAAGACCCGGTTGGG GTGTACTGTCGTGTCCGGCCCCTGGGTGTGGAGGACGAGGAGTGCTGCATTGAGGTCATCAGCAGCTCCACCATCCAGCTACATGCACCTGaaggcttcaaaacaaacagaaatggagAGTACAAAGAG ACACAGTATTCCTTCAAAAGAGTATTTGGAGTTTCAGTATCTCAGATGGAGCTTTTTGAGCACGTCGCCAAACCTCTTGTCGACGATCTCATCCATGGAAAAAATG GTTTACTCTTTACGTATGGGGTGACGGGAAGTGGAAAGACGTTCACCATGACGGGCTCTCCAGGCCAGGGTGGACTCCTACCTCGCTCGCTTGACATGATCTTCAACAGTATAGGACCCTACCAGGCCAAAAGATAT gttttcaAGACAGATGACAAAAATGGTATGGAGGTCCAGAATGAAGTTGATGCTTTGTTGGAGCGCCAAAGGCGAGAAAACAACTTGCCTGTTCCTAAAACACCCTCTGCCAG ACAAAAGGTTGACCCTGAGATTGCTGACATGATTAAGCCGGAGGAGGCTTATAAAGGAGATGGTGTGGACGAGGACAGCAGCTTCAGCGTCTTCGTCTCCTACATAGAAATCTACAACAACTACATCTATGATCTCCTGGAGGAAACTCAGGAGGATGTAATCAAACCAAA ACCACCTCAGTCTAGAATCCTCAGAGAGGATCAGAATCACAACATGTATGTGGCTGGTTGCATGGAGGTTGAAGTCAAATCTGCTGAGGAGGCATTTCAAGTATTCTGGAAAG gtcagaaaaagaggaaggTTGCTAACACCTGCCTGAACAGAGAGTCCAGTCGCTCCCACAGTGTGCTCATTATTAAACTGGCTCAGGCTCCTCTTGATGCTGAAGGCGACAACGTCCTCCAG GATAAAAACCAGGTGACTGTTAGTCAGCTGTGCCTGGTGGACTTGGCAGGAAGTGAGCGCACTGGTAGGACGGGGGCAGAAGGAACCCGTATACGTGAAGCAG GTAACATTAATCAGTCTTTGCTGAATCTGCGGACGTGCATCGAGATACTTCGGGAAAACCAGATGTGTGGCACAAACAGG ATGGTCCCCTACAGAGACTCTAAAGTAACCCATCTGTTCAAAAATTACTTTGACGGAGAGGGCAAAGTCAAAATGGTTGTTTGTGTGAATCCCAAAGCTGACGACTACGAGGAGACCTTG CTGGTGATGCGGTTTGCAGAGATGACCCAGGAGGTGGAAGTGGCTCGGCCAGTGGACAGGCCCATCTGTGGCTTCACCCCAGGCCGTCGCCACAGAAACCAGGCCTTTAAAGAGGAACTGTCTCGCAAGCTTGACGAGCGTGGCGGTCCAGTAGACAGAG ATGTGCCCTCTGTAATAAGCCACTTGGTGCAGAACCTCCCACCTCTACCCTCTTGTGAGCTGACCGACCCTCATGATGACATCACCCTGCCCAGGCTGATCGAAGCtctgcaacacagacacaggatCAGACAGATGATGATTGACGAATACAGCCAAGCAG CCAACATGATGAAGGCCATGCTTCAGGATCTGGACGGCAACCTCATTTCCAAAGATAATTTTATTCACGAGCAAACTGGCAAACTGGTAGAGAAGGACAAAGTTATCCAGACCAACAAGGCAGAGCTCGAACGCTTGGAGAAGAGAACCAAGATGCAAGAACACAAG ATTGATATCCTGcagaaaacaactaaaatcTATGAAGATGACAAGCGTTCACTGCGGCAGGAGCTGGAAACCAGAGAGCAGAGGTTGCATAGGGAACTGACCGACAAGAAACGCATCGAGCAGCGCATGCACGGCGTGGTCTCTGATACCAAGTACAAGTGGGAGAAAGAATGT GACAGACGCGTTAATGCGATGCAGCTGGAGATGCAAAACAAGCTCTGGGTGAAAGACGAGAAGCTGAAGCAGCTCAAGGCCATCGTGACAGAAAGCAGGACTCCAGGTCGTCCTGATCCTCCACCGCGTCAGACGCAGCCAAAGCGGCCTTCTAGAGAGGAACGCCTCCCTGCAAAGAGATCGGCCTCCCCCTCTCCTGTCCCT ACGTCAATGCCAGTACGGCCGTTGCACCGACGCTCCCGCTCTGCTGGCGGGGAGAAATGGGTGGACCACAAGCCCACTTCTAGCATGGACTTGGGAACAGTTTTGCAGCCCGTCATCCCCAATTCCATCCAGGTGTCTGCACCCAGTGAGAAGGCCCTGTCAAAGTGTGACAGATATGTGTTAACACACCAGGAGGTTGCCTCTGATGGCGAGATACAAACCAAACTTATTAAG GGTGAGGTGATTAagaccagaggaggaggacagtctGTCCAGTTCACCGACATCGAGACACTGAAACAGGAGCTCACTACAGTCCCAGG CCGCAAAAGAAAATCCTCTGAAGGCAAACCTCCTAATGGAGATCGAGCAGATGGGGCTTGGAGTGATGTGGAGACAAGG TGCTCTGTGGCTGTGGAGATGAGGGCTGGATCAAACATGGGTCCTGGCTATGAGCATCATGGGATCACTAA GCGCAGAAAACCCTGA
- the ddb2 gene encoding DNA damage-binding protein 2 isoform X2, producing the protein MKRPTKSDASGPKGKVKKAAGESSAPTLSRKLRDKKDGEKPKRGPPLKPAAVQRRTGYGSILHYIYKSTLGQSLHSQMRQCLQEPFVRSLSSYHFHGATSPFNRRITCLEWHPTHPTTLAVGSKGGDLYLWDFETPTKQTFIQGMGAGDSVTDMKFNPLNPTQLFTSSIGGTTALRDFNGTTLTVFASTYTLNYWYCCVDVSVSRQMLVTGDNVGELTLLGLDGQKIFKEKLHKSKVTHAEFNSRCDWLLATASVDHTVKLWDLRNIKDKKSFLHELPHDRAVNSAYFNPLDCSKLLTTDQYDQIRVYSSSDWSKPQHIIQHPHRQFQHLTPIKATWHPVYDLVVAGRYPDDRVCSGDQRTIDIYDANTAELVYQLQDPTAAGIKSVNKFNPMGEVIGTGMGVTVLVWDRNESLMNDQHKPEETATSADSLRGQRRRQQRSSRDRRGPAVDAKLKKKLASLEESGTKTKTKTGCTKQKQMRKK; encoded by the exons ATGAAAAGACCGACGAAGTCAGATGCCTCCGGACCAAAGGGTAAAGTGAAGAAAGCAGCCGGGGAGAGCTCTGCGCCAACCCTCTCCAGAAAACTGCGAGAcaagaaagatggagagaaaccTAAACGAG GGCCTCCTCTCAAACCTGCAGCAGTCCAGAGGAGGACTGGGTATGGGAGCATCCTGCACTACATTTACAAGAGCACACTGGGGCAAAGTCTGCACTCACAGATGAGACAG TGTCTTCAGGAACCTTTTGTTCGCTCGCTCTCGTCCTATCATTTCCACGGCGCCACCAGCCCTTTCAACCGCAGGATCACCTGTCTGGAGTGGCACCCGACTCATCCCACCACTCTGGCTGTGGGCTCCAAAGGCGGTGACTTGTATCTGTGGGACTTTGAGACGCCCACGAAACAAACTTTCATTCAAGGG ATGGGGGCTGGAGACTCAGTTACAGACATGAAGTTTAACCCGTTAAATCCCACTCAGCTGTTCACCTCGTCTATCGGGGGTACAACAGCACTTCGAGATTTCAATGGGACGACTCTAACAGTGTTTGCCAGCACATACACGCTGAA ttaCTGGTACTGCTGTGTAGATGTGTCTGTGAGCCGACAGATGCTTGTGACAGGAGACAATGTGGGAGAGCTCACACTCCTGGGTTTGGATGGCCAAAAG ATTTTCAAAGAGAAGTTGCACAAATCCAAAGTGACCCACGCAGAGTTCAACTCCcgctgtgattggttgttggCGACAGCCTCAGTTGACCACACGGTGAAACTTTGGGACCTGAGAAACATCAAAGACAAGAAGAGCTTCCTCCACGAGCTGCCTCATGACAGAGCTGTCAACTCAG CCTATTTCAACCCACTGGACTGCTCCAAGTTGCTCACCACAGATCAGTACGACCAGATCCGCGTCTACTCGTCCTCCGATTGGTCGAAGCCTCAACATATCATCCAGCATCCACACAGACAGTTTCAGCATCTCACACCCatcaag GCCACATGGCACCCTGTCTATGACCTCGTTGTGGCGGGCCGCTACCCCGATGACCGCGTTTGTTCAGGAGATCAGAGGACCATCGACATCTATGACGCCAACACAGCAGAACTCGTGTATCAGCTGCAAGATCCCACCGCTGCAGGGATCAAATCT GTCAATAAGTTCAATCCAATGGGTGAAGTGATTGGAACTGGAATGG GTGTGACAGTCCTAGTCTGGGACAGAAACGAGTCACTGATGAACGATCAGCACAAACCGGAGGAAACCGCGACCTCAGCTGACAGTTTGAGAGGCCAGAGGAGGCGTCAGCAGCGCTCCAGTCGGGACCGGAGAGGTCCTGCTGTGGATGCAAAGCTCAAGAAGAAACTGGCTTCTCTGGAAGAATCAGGGACCAAAACCAAGACCAAGACTGGGTGTAcgaaacagaaacagatgagGAAGAAGTGA
- the ddb2 gene encoding DNA damage-binding protein 2 isoform X1 translates to MKRPTKSDASGPKGKVKKAAGESSAPTLSRKLRDKKDGEKPKRGPPLKPAAVQRRTGYGSILHYIYKSTLGQSLHSQMRQCLQEPFVRSLSSYHFHGATSPFNRRITCLEWHPTHPTTLAVGSKGGDLYLWDFETPTKQTFIQGNGAGDFIGGMKFCPTDLSKVYVASGEGTLTLQSFEGHTPTVLSRTQDCGHDHHNVCYWYCCVDVSVSRQMLVTGDNVGELTLLGLDGQKIFKEKLHKSKVTHAEFNSRCDWLLATASVDHTVKLWDLRNIKDKKSFLHELPHDRAVNSAYFNPLDCSKLLTTDQYDQIRVYSSSDWSKPQHIIQHPHRQFQHLTPIKATWHPVYDLVVAGRYPDDRVCSGDQRTIDIYDANTAELVYQLQDPTAAGIKSVNKFNPMGEVIGTGMGVTVLVWDRNESLMNDQHKPEETATSADSLRGQRRRQQRSSRDRRGPAVDAKLKKKLASLEESGTKTKTKTGCTKQKQMRKK, encoded by the exons ATGAAAAGACCGACGAAGTCAGATGCCTCCGGACCAAAGGGTAAAGTGAAGAAAGCAGCCGGGGAGAGCTCTGCGCCAACCCTCTCCAGAAAACTGCGAGAcaagaaagatggagagaaaccTAAACGAG GGCCTCCTCTCAAACCTGCAGCAGTCCAGAGGAGGACTGGGTATGGGAGCATCCTGCACTACATTTACAAGAGCACACTGGGGCAAAGTCTGCACTCACAGATGAGACAG TGTCTTCAGGAACCTTTTGTTCGCTCGCTCTCGTCCTATCATTTCCACGGCGCCACCAGCCCTTTCAACCGCAGGATCACCTGTCTGGAGTGGCACCCGACTCATCCCACCACTCTGGCTGTGGGCTCCAAAGGCGGTGACTTGTATCTGTGGGACTTTGAGACGCCCACGAAACAAACTTTCATTCAAGGG AACGGAGCAGGAGACTTTATCGGAGGGATGAAGTTCTGCCCGACAGACCTTTCCAAAGTCTATGTGGCTTCTGGAGAGGGCACATTGACCCTGCAGAGCTTTGAGGGCCACACACCCACCGTTCTGTCCAGAACTCAAGACTGTGGCCACGATCACCACAATGTCTG ttaCTGGTACTGCTGTGTAGATGTGTCTGTGAGCCGACAGATGCTTGTGACAGGAGACAATGTGGGAGAGCTCACACTCCTGGGTTTGGATGGCCAAAAG ATTTTCAAAGAGAAGTTGCACAAATCCAAAGTGACCCACGCAGAGTTCAACTCCcgctgtgattggttgttggCGACAGCCTCAGTTGACCACACGGTGAAACTTTGGGACCTGAGAAACATCAAAGACAAGAAGAGCTTCCTCCACGAGCTGCCTCATGACAGAGCTGTCAACTCAG CCTATTTCAACCCACTGGACTGCTCCAAGTTGCTCACCACAGATCAGTACGACCAGATCCGCGTCTACTCGTCCTCCGATTGGTCGAAGCCTCAACATATCATCCAGCATCCACACAGACAGTTTCAGCATCTCACACCCatcaag GCCACATGGCACCCTGTCTATGACCTCGTTGTGGCGGGCCGCTACCCCGATGACCGCGTTTGTTCAGGAGATCAGAGGACCATCGACATCTATGACGCCAACACAGCAGAACTCGTGTATCAGCTGCAAGATCCCACCGCTGCAGGGATCAAATCT GTCAATAAGTTCAATCCAATGGGTGAAGTGATTGGAACTGGAATGG GTGTGACAGTCCTAGTCTGGGACAGAAACGAGTCACTGATGAACGATCAGCACAAACCGGAGGAAACCGCGACCTCAGCTGACAGTTTGAGAGGCCAGAGGAGGCGTCAGCAGCGCTCCAGTCGGGACCGGAGAGGTCCTGCTGTGGATGCAAAGCTCAAGAAGAAACTGGCTTCTCTGGAAGAATCAGGGACCAAAACCAAGACCAAGACTGGGTGTAcgaaacagaaacagatgagGAAGAAGTGA
- the LOC141000913 gene encoding protein FAM180B — MKIRLHICLQLVLWLWFESALQDVAAGKNPTSHKTGSSISDANLMFEILLGGVEMDQDNNIVLLDKELASMKAGRTFLSQINDNIPRSQSSMEQMVTELQGQRRRPLTHAQFESLVLSMVYSAHQAGHQEREEEQEAWGGVLLQLVNVTVHELRGSYLFNYA, encoded by the exons atgaaaatacgACTTCACATCTGCCTTCAGCTCGTTTTGTGGCTTTGGTTTGAGTCTGCGCTGCAAG ATGTGGCTGCAGGCAAAAATCCAACTTCTCATAAAACTGGCTCATCAATCTCCGATGCAAACCTGATGTTTGAG ATCCTGCTGGGCGGGGTGGAGATGGATCAGGACAACAACATTGTCCTGCTCGACAAGGAGCTGGCGTCCATGAAGGCGGGGCGGACTTTCCTGTCCCAGATCAACGACAACATCCCCAGAAGTCAGAGCTCCATGGAGCAGATGGTGACCGAACTGcagggacagaggaggagaccgCTGACTCATGCTCAGTTTGAGAGTCTCGTCCTGAGCATGGTGTACTCTGCCCACCAGGCCGGGCaccaggagagagaggaggaacaggaggccTGGGGTGGAGTGCTCCTCCAGCTGGTGAATGTCACGGTCCATGAACTACGTGGAAGTTATCTCTTCAATTATGCATGA